The following are encoded together in the Cynocephalus volans isolate mCynVol1 chromosome 4, mCynVol1.pri, whole genome shotgun sequence genome:
- the LOC134376683 gene encoding LOW QUALITY PROTEIN: hexokinase-2-like (The sequence of the model RefSeq protein was modified relative to this genomic sequence to represent the inferred CDS: inserted 7 bases in 5 codons), giving the protein MEYSLYQSMIHLLIYNRVCYCKASLTRLRASRQPLNKPHCCTKLQRTSPGRRSYCAVSRAKRILWQSIAPCAGEVRPPQWSRAVDSSQVSLSDPVVEVSALPWDDRTRRLESRSARALSLPRVPPGLPVPGRPRSPGTGRSDPAARLPRTRPRLGFPTRPVDRGRISASRLLACFFSELNRDQVQKVDQHLHHTRLSDETLLESSKRFRKEMQKGLGATTXPTASVETLPTFVRSTPDGTEHGELPALDLGGTNLRVLRVRVTDNGLQKVQMETQIYAVPEGIARGSGNELFGHTAECLANFMDKLQSEEKKLPLGFTFSSPCHQTNLDESYLVAWTKGFTCTGAEGGDVVDLIRKAIQRRGDLDIDIVAVVNDAVGTTMTCGYDGHDCDIGLITGTGSNACYMEETRHIDMVEGDEGRVCVNVQWGAXGDHGTLSDTRTDFDREIDMGSLDPGKQXFEKMVSGTYMGELGRLMLGKMAKEELLFGAELSPELLVKGRFETEAVSDSEXEKGGIRKAREILVRLGLAPTREDGAATPRVCXVVSTRSASLCAATLAAELRRLQQSKGVERRRATVGVHGSAYRKQPHFAKRLHKTARRLGPDCDVRSLRSEDGSGQGAAMVTAVACRLACQRRARQNALEPLKRSHDQLLEVEGTMKVETERGLSKDTHATAPVKMLPTCVCATPDGTENGDFRASDLGGTDFRVLPVRARNGTWRGAEMHNRICSVPQDVMHGPGDELLDHIVQCVADFLECRGMKGVSLPLGFTFSLPCQQDSLDESILLKWTQGFKVSGCEGEDVVTLLKDAIHRREEFDLDVVAAVNATVGTTMTCGYEDPHCEVGLTVGTGSNACYTEEMRDAELGQGEEGRMCVNTEWGAFGDSGCLDDFRTEFDVAVDELSLNPGKQRYEQMISGVYLGETVRNILIDFTKRGLLFRGRISERLKTRGIFETKFLSQIESDCVALLQVRAILHHLGLDSTCGDSIIVKEVCTVVARRAAQLCGAGMAAAVDKILENRGLDTHKVTVGVDGTLYKLHPHFAKIMHETVKDLAPKCDVSFLESEDGSGKGAALITAVACRIREAGQR; this is encoded by the exons ATGGAATATTCCCTTTACCAATCCATGATTCATCTCCTCATCTATAACAGAG TATGTTACTGCAAGGCGTCACTGACCCGGCTGCGTGCGAGCCGGCAGCCTCTCAATAAGCCACATTGTTGCACGAAACTCCAGCGCACGAGTCCCGGCCGCCGCTCGTACTGCGCCGTGTCACGAGCTAAGAGAATTCTCTGGCAGAGCATCGCGCCGTGTGCCGGAGAGGTCCGACCGCCCCAGTGGAGCCGGGCTGTGGATTCCTCCCAAGTCAGCCTTAGTGATCCTGTGGTTGAAGTTAGCGCCTTGCCGTGGGACGACCGGACGCGTCGCCTGGA GAGCCGGAGCGCCCGCGCCCTTAGCCTTCCTCGTGTGCCGCCCGGACTCCCAGTTCCCGGCCGGCCGCGCAGCCCAGGCACAGGGAGATCAGACCCCGCCGCCCGCCTCCCGCGCACGCGCCCCCGCCTCGGTTTCCCAACTCGGCCCGTGGACCGCGGCAGGATCAGTGCCTCGCGTCTGCTCGCCTGCTTTTTCTCCGAGCTTAACCGTGACCAAGTGCAGAAGGTCGACCAGCACCTTCACCACACGCGTCTGTCTGACGAGACCCTTCTGGAGAGCTCTAAGCGGTTCCGCAAGGAGATGCAGAAAGGACTTGGAGCCACCAC TCCCACTGCGTCCGTGGAAACGCTGCCCACCTTTGTGAGGTCTACTCCAGATGGGACCGAACATGGAGAGTTGCCGGCTCTGGACCTGGGAGGGACCAACCTCCGTGTGCTTCGGGTGAGAGTAACGGACAATGGGCTGCAGAAGGTGCAGATGGAGACCCAGATCTACGCCGTCCCCGAGGGCATCGCGCGTGGCAGCGGCAACGAGCTGTTTGGCCACACTGCCGAGTGCCTGGCTAACTTCATGGATAAGCTGCAAAGCGAGGAGAAGAAGCTCCCGCTGGGTTTCACCTTCTCGTCCCCCTGCCACCAGACTAACCTGGACGAGAGCTACCTGGTCGCATGGACCAAGGGCTTCACGTGCACTGGAGCGGAAGGCGGAGACGTGGTGGATCTGATCCGGAAGGCCATCCAGCGGAGAGGGGACTTGGATATTGACATCGTGGCCGTGGTGAACGATGCAGTTGGAACCACGATGACCTGTGGTTATGATGGTCACGACTGTGACATCGGTCTCATCACGGGCACGGGCAGCAACGCCTGCTACATGGAGGAGACGCGCCACATTGACATGGTGGAGGGCGACGAGGGGCGGGTGTGTGTCAACGtgcagtgggggg ttggggACCACGGCACACTCAGTGACACTCGCACGGACTTTGACCGCGAGATCGACATGGGCTCGCTAGACCCTGGGAAGCA CTTTGAGAAGATGGTCAGTGGGACGTACATGGGGGAGCTGGGGAGGCTCATGCTGGGGAAGATGGCCAAGGAGGAGCTGCTTTTCGGGGCCGAGCTCAGCCCAGAGCTGCTCGTCAAAGGCCGCTTTGAGACCGAAGCCGTGTCGGACAGTG GGGAGAAGGGCGGCATCCGGAAGGCCCGCGAAATCCTGGTGCGGCTGGGCCTGGCCCCGACACGGGAGGACGGCGCGGCCACTCCCCGGGTCT CCGTCGTGTCCACACGCTCCGCCAGCCTGTGCGCGGCCACCCTGGCTGCTGAGCTGCGGCGCCTCCAGCAGAGCAAGGGCGTGGAGCGGCGACGCGCCACCGTCGGCGTCCACGGCTCCGCCTACAGGAAACAGCCGCACTTCGCCAAGCGTCTTCACAAGACCGCGAGGCGACTGGGGCCCGACTGCGACGTCCGTTCTCTCCGCTCTGAGGATGGCAGTGGCCAAGGGGCAGCCATGGTGACAGCGGTGGCCTGTCGGCTGGCCTGCCAACGCCGAGCCCGGCAGAACGCCCTGGAGCCTCTGAAGCGGAGCCATGACCAGCTGCTGGAAGTCGAGGGGACGATGAAGGTAGAAACGGAGCGAGGTCTGAGCAAGGACACCCACGCGACTGCCCCTGTCAAGATGCTGCCCACCTGCGTGTGCGCCACTCCCGACGGCACAGAGAACGGGGACTTCCGGGCCTCGGACCTGGGAGGAACAGATTTCCGGGTCCTGCCGGTGCGCGCGCGGAATGGGACGTGGCGCGGCGCGGAGATGCACAACCGGATCTGCTCCGTCCCGCAGGACGTCATGCACGGCCCTGGGGACGAGCTCCTGGACCACATCGTGCAGTGCGTCGCCGACTTCCTTGAGTGCCGGGGCATGAAGGGCGTGTCCCTGCCTCTGGGTTTCACCTTCTCCTTGCCCTGCCAGCAGGACAGCCTGGACGAGAGCATCCTCCTCAAGTGGACACAAGGCTTCAAGGTGTCTGGCTGCGAGGGCGAGGACGTGGTCACCCTGCTGAAGGACGCGATCCACCGGCGAGAGGAGTTTGACCTGGACGTGGTTGCTGCGGTCAACGCCACAGTCGGAACCACGATGACCTGTGGCTATGAAGACCCTCACTGTGAAGTCGGCCTCACTGTCGGCACAGGCAGCAACGCCTGCTACACGGAGGAGATGCGCGACGCGGAGCTGGGGCAAGGGGAAGAGGGCCGGATGTGCGTCAACACGGAGTGGGGGGCCTTCGGGGACAGTGGATGCCTGGATGACTTCCGCACGGAATTCGACGTGGCTGTGGATGAGCTTTCCCTCAACCCTGGCAAGCAGAGGTACGAGCAAATGATCAGTGGCGTGTACCTGGGTGAGACTGTCCGTAACATCCTCATCGATTTCACCAAGCGTGGGCTGCTCTTCCGCGGCCGCATCTCAGAGCGGCTCAAGACAAGGGGAATCTTTGAAACCAAGTTCTTGTCTCAGATTGAGAGTGACTGCGTGGCGCTGCTGCAGGTCCGAGCCATCCTGCACCACCTGGGGCTCGACAGCACCTGTGGCGACAGCATCATTGTCAAGGAGGTGTGCACCGTGGTAGCGCGACGGGCAGCCCAGCTCTGTGGTGCAGGCATGGCTGCCGCGGTGGACAAGATACTAGAAAACCGCGGGCTGGACACTCACAAAGTGACAGTCGGTGTGGATGGGACCCTTTATAAGCTACATCCTCACTTTGCCAAAATCATGCATGAGACAGTAAAGGACCTGGCTCCAAAATGTGATGTGTCCTTCCTGGAGTCAGAGGATGGCAGCGGGAAAGGGGCAGCTCTCATCACTGCTGTGGCCTGCCGCATCCGTGAGGCTGGACAGCGATAG